Proteins encoded by one window of Ignavibacteriota bacterium:
- the miaA gene encoding tRNA (adenosine(37)-N6)-dimethylallyltransferase MiaA yields MNNNVIVITGPTASGKTDFALKIAEYTDIEVISADSRQVYRYMDIGTAKPSAVELAGVKHHLIDILNPDEEFSAGRFAEVSISIINDIKNRGKIPVLVGGTGFYIKALFEGLSDIEDDESEARLKIREELNLEFEKFGKDYLYGILSADDPIAANKYSDKNPRRVIRALEYFRLTGNKFSDTFGMETGSGYNPQYYVLKPNREDLYNRINKRSEMMFEKGLIREVAQILEMGYPPMLNSLNTVGYKECISMIYGEIPLERAIELTKQNTRRYAKRQYTWLNQIKSYDVISNTTPGKIKSMIEKYSI; encoded by the coding sequence ATGAATAATAACGTAATTGTTATCACAGGACCTACAGCTTCAGGCAAGACAGATTTTGCACTTAAAATTGCTGAATATACCGATATCGAAGTTATCTCAGCAGACTCAAGGCAGGTTTATAGATATATGGATATTGGCACAGCCAAGCCAAGTGCTGTAGAGCTTGCAGGTGTTAAACACCATTTAATAGATATTCTTAATCCTGATGAGGAATTTAGTGCCGGACGATTTGCAGAAGTTTCAATCAGCATCATTAATGATATTAAGAATCGTGGAAAAATACCGGTTTTGGTCGGCGGTACAGGTTTTTATATTAAAGCACTTTTTGAGGGGTTGTCGGATATTGAAGATGATGAAAGTGAAGCAAGACTAAAAATACGCGAAGAATTAAATCTCGAATTTGAAAAATTCGGAAAAGATTATCTTTACGGAATTTTATCAGCTGACGACCCAATCGCTGCCAATAAATATTCTGATAAAAATCCTCGGCGAGTAATTAGAGCACTTGAGTATTTCAGGCTTACAGGGAATAAATTTTCCGATACATTTGGTATGGAAACAGGCTCGGGGTATAATCCTCAGTATTATGTTTTGAAGCCAAACAGAGAAGACCTCTACAACAGAATAAATAAACGCTCTGAAATGATGTTCGAAAAAGGGCTCATTCGAGAAGTTGCTCAAATTCTTGAGATGGGTTATCCTCCAATGCTAAATAGCCTGAATACAGTAGGATACAAGGAATGTATCAGTATGATTTATGGTGAAATTCCGCTTGAAAGAGCCATCGAACTTACTAAACAAAATACAAGAAGATATGCCAAAAGGCAATATACATGGCTGAACCAAATCAAATCTTATGATGTTATCAGCAACACCACACCGGGCAAAATTAAAAGTATGATTGAAAAATATTCGATATGA
- a CDS encoding NAD(P)/FAD-dependent oxidoreductase — protein sequence MADYDIIIAGAGAVGLAIAAKLSVKKRNILILEKNSSFGNEISSRNSEVIHSGIYYEQNSLKANLCVSGRELLYSWCKNHNVPHKITGKYIIAVNDDELSGLERLKNNGIQNGVEGLEIVSGDRVTYNNPGIECVSALYSPGSGILDSHKLMESFIFSMKNCDIVYNHEAIKVEFSNSTLNCTVRTNNGEEFQVSTKYFINSCGLGADLLAEASGIDIDEHNYRINYVKGHYFRIAPTLSHIAKNLIYPLPPANFTGLGVHVTIDLAGGLKLGPDVNYLNERVADYSVPEEYTEIFFRSAKRFIPELKFEDLTPDQSGIRPKLQKPGQQPRDFIINEETDKGLPGMINLIGIESPGLTSCIAIAEYIDRIVSY from the coding sequence ATGGCGGATTATGACATTATTATCGCAGGGGCAGGTGCTGTCGGGCTTGCAATTGCTGCAAAATTATCAGTCAAGAAAAGAAATATTCTGATATTAGAAAAAAACTCTTCTTTTGGAAATGAAATCAGCTCACGCAATAGCGAAGTAATTCATTCAGGAATATATTATGAGCAAAACTCTCTAAAAGCAAATTTATGCGTCAGCGGGAGAGAATTGTTGTATAGTTGGTGCAAAAATCATAATGTTCCTCACAAAATTACAGGTAAATACATTATTGCAGTCAATGATGATGAATTGTCCGGACTTGAGAGGCTAAAAAATAATGGCATTCAAAATGGCGTCGAAGGGCTTGAAATCGTTTCCGGCGATAGGGTTACTTATAATAATCCGGGTATAGAATGTGTTTCGGCTTTATATTCTCCGGGTTCAGGCATCTTGGATTCCCATAAATTAATGGAAAGTTTTATTTTTTCTATGAAAAATTGCGATATTGTTTATAATCATGAAGCAATTAAAGTAGAATTTAGTAATAGCACCTTGAATTGCACAGTCAGAACAAATAATGGTGAAGAATTTCAGGTCAGTACTAAGTATTTCATCAATTCCTGCGGGCTTGGTGCAGACCTGTTGGCAGAAGCAAGCGGTATTGATATTGACGAACATAACTACAGGATAAATTATGTGAAAGGGCACTATTTCAGAATTGCTCCGACTCTTTCACATATTGCAAAGAATCTCATATATCCACTTCCGCCAGCCAATTTTACCGGATTGGGAGTTCATGTAACAATTGATTTAGCGGGTGGATTGAAATTAGGTCCTGATGTAAATTATTTAAATGAAAGGGTTGCAGATTATTCAGTTCCTGAAGAATACACTGAAATTTTTTTCCGTTCAGCAAAAAGATTTATTCCTGAGCTGAAGTTCGAAGACCTGACACCTGACCAATCGGGAATACGTCCAAAACTGCAAAAACCCGGTCAACAGCCTCGAGATTTTATAATAAATGAAGAAACTGATAAAGGTCTTCCGGGCATGATTAATTTGATTGGAATCGAATCTCCCGGACTTACTTCTTGCATTGCTATTGCTGAATATATTGATAGAATTGTTTCATATTAA
- a CDS encoding response regulator — protein MTDIKMLIVDDEPAVLISLSKIIEKAFPEIKLQTARNGNDGWSAIKNFHPQIVLSDISMPGYNGIELLNIVRNDNKFKDIYFVIMTAHDEEIRNMMNMEAAPDDFITKPVVPEKIIVRIKAAKRLVELQSQMLEENKLLIQLADQLETEVQDMIKLAVKFLEARIPASVDNLKKVAEASVWIAKSYGDFTSEQIRDIEIAAYLSQAGRIFLNDSLLKVPVMASGRPSNEYMFQVPKLGRDILSSVRRFDDVSKIVYHIYENFDGSGIPDRMKSWQIPFESRIIRVALDYQEIKSMYQKTPKQAIEIIKTEASRLYDQRVTVLMEHYIKSFEASEKIENEIAVQLTELNDLMKITRDVYTEKGLKLLPAGATLSQNIIKKIIMHNTTDPILGNIYVKRF, from the coding sequence ATGACTGATATAAAAATGTTGATTGTAGATGATGAGCCTGCTGTACTGATTTCATTAAGTAAAATTATTGAAAAAGCATTTCCTGAAATCAAACTTCAAACAGCAAGAAATGGTAATGATGGCTGGTCTGCTATCAAAAATTTTCATCCACAAATCGTACTTTCCGATATTTCAATGCCCGGATATAACGGAATTGAGCTTCTCAATATAGTCAGAAATGACAATAAATTCAAAGATATTTATTTTGTCATTATGACAGCCCATGACGAAGAGATAAGAAATATGATGAATATGGAAGCTGCACCTGATGATTTTATCACAAAACCTGTAGTGCCTGAAAAAATCATCGTCAGAATAAAAGCAGCTAAACGTCTGGTTGAATTGCAAAGCCAGATGCTTGAGGAAAACAAACTCCTCATCCAGCTTGCCGACCAGCTTGAAACTGAAGTTCAGGATATGATTAAACTCGCAGTTAAATTTCTTGAGGCAAGAATTCCTGCATCAGTTGATAATCTGAAAAAAGTAGCTGAGGCATCAGTTTGGATAGCCAAATCTTATGGCGATTTTACATCTGAACAAATCCGCGATATTGAAATTGCGGCTTACCTTTCACAAGCAGGCAGGATATTCCTTAATGACAGTTTGCTGAAAGTTCCTGTGATGGCAAGCGGAAGACCTTCAAATGAATATATGTTCCAGGTTCCGAAGCTTGGTCGGGATATTTTATCAAGCGTAAGAAGATTTGATGATGTATCAAAAATTGTATACCATATCTACGAAAATTTCGATGGAAGCGGCATACCCGACAGAATGAAATCATGGCAAATTCCGTTTGAATCCCGTATAATCAGAGTTGCGCTTGATTATCAGGAAATAAAAAGTATGTACCAAAAGACACCGAAGCAAGCTATAGAAATCATCAAAACTGAGGCTTCCAGACTTTACGACCAGCGCGTTACAGTATTGATGGAGCATTATATAAAGTCTTTTGAAGCAAGCGAGAAAATTGAAAACGAAATTGCTGTTCAGCTTACCGAACTCAATGATTTAATGAAAATCACACGAGATGTTTATACTGAAAAAGGTTTGAAATTATTGCCGGCTGGTGCAACATTATCACAAAATATTATCAAAAAAATTATAATGCATAATACTACTGACCCGATTCTTGGCAATATTTATGTCAAAAGGTTCTGA
- a CDS encoding OmpA family protein: MAEDKHQKEQPIIIKKVKKGGGHGHHGGAWKVAYADFVTAMMAFFIVMWILASSEEVKQQVSDYFNNPMEYSIFTGERKTGSIPVELDLADPKTGRKEDGKSDNVMKFDKETTDTLFNRIMQRASQDSVQAAQRVSKVSQEIAGMMQRLRAEKPDLTTVLENIKIEMTKEGLRIELLESSENCFFEIGSARLSKQAEEILRILGEEIGKLPNFVELEGHTDARAYKSSTGYTNWDLSTDRANSARKVLQIYGLWEGQLTKVTGFADQQLRTPDNPFDMTNRRVSILVKHISVNQFLPQSQEKAND, from the coding sequence ATGGCTGAAGATAAACATCAAAAAGAACAACCTATAATAATCAAGAAGGTTAAGAAAGGAGGAGGACACGGACATCACGGCGGTGCCTGGAAAGTGGCTTATGCCGATTTCGTGACTGCAATGATGGCTTTCTTCATAGTGATGTGGATTCTTGCATCAAGCGAAGAGGTCAAGCAACAAGTATCCGATTACTTTAATAACCCTATGGAATACAGTATATTTACAGGCGAGCGCAAAACAGGCTCTATACCGGTTGAACTTGACCTTGCTGACCCTAAAACAGGAAGAAAGGAAGACGGTAAATCAGATAATGTAATGAAATTTGACAAGGAAACAACTGATACGCTATTCAACAGAATTATGCAACGAGCCTCTCAGGACAGTGTTCAGGCAGCACAAAGAGTATCAAAGGTGAGTCAGGAAATAGCTGGAATGATGCAGAGACTAAGGGCGGAAAAACCTGATTTAACTACTGTACTGGAAAATATAAAAATTGAAATGACTAAAGAAGGACTTAGAATCGAACTCTTAGAATCTTCTGAGAATTGTTTTTTTGAAATCGGTAGCGCAAGATTAAGTAAGCAGGCTGAGGAAATTTTGCGTATTCTTGGTGAGGAAATCGGAAAGCTGCCTAACTTTGTCGAGCTTGAAGGTCATACCGATGCACGCGCTTACAAAAGCAGTACAGGTTATACAAACTGGGATTTGTCAACCGACAGGGCTAATTCAGCTAGAAAAGTATTGCAAATTTATGGTTTGTGGGAAGGACAATTGACTAAAGTTACCGGTTTTGCAGACCAGCAACTTCGAACTCCCGACAACCCGTTCGATATGACTAACAGAAGGGTGAGCATTTTGGTTAAACATATTTCTGTTAATCAATTTTTACCACAGTCGCAGGAGAAAGCAAATGACTGA
- the motA gene encoding flagellar motor stator protein MotA produces MFVIVGFIVVFVCVFGGFFWASGFNMDAVGFFLHPYEYIIIGGAAIGSMLISNPMHLNQQIIKGILGTLKGSKITKAAYVDLLKMLYELFQFAKREGLIALEQHIENPKDSSILSKYQSFLDNPHAVEFLCDTLKVVLSGGVPAHELEELMDIDLENIKAEAHHAPAALNTVSDALPGLGIVAAVLGIIITMLVITEGAATVGAKVGGALVGTFMGVLLAYGFVGPLSRNMEGLAHAEGKYLEVIKAALLAFSKSMPPTVAVEYGRRSIDPHNRPSFAETEEAIKNN; encoded by the coding sequence ATGTTTGTAATTGTTGGTTTTATTGTTGTATTTGTTTGCGTATTCGGTGGTTTTTTCTGGGCTTCCGGATTCAATATGGATGCTGTGGGCTTCTTTCTCCATCCTTATGAATATATAATCATAGGAGGCGCAGCAATAGGTTCGATGCTGATTTCAAATCCGATGCACCTTAATCAGCAAATAATTAAGGGTATCTTAGGGACTTTGAAAGGAAGCAAGATAACAAAAGCGGCTTATGTTGACCTGCTGAAAATGCTATATGAGCTATTCCAGTTTGCTAAGCGTGAAGGACTGATTGCTCTTGAGCAGCATATCGAAAATCCCAAGGATAGCTCAATTCTATCCAAGTATCAAAGCTTTCTTGATAATCCACACGCTGTTGAGTTCCTATGTGACACACTGAAAGTAGTGCTTTCCGGCGGTGTGCCCGCTCACGAGCTTGAAGAACTTATGGATATTGACCTTGAGAATATTAAAGCTGAAGCTCATCATGCTCCTGCAGCACTAAATACAGTATCCGATGCCCTTCCCGGACTTGGTATCGTAGCCGCAGTACTTGGAATTATCATTACAATGCTTGTAATTACCGAAGGTGCTGCAACTGTGGGTGCTAAGGTAGGTGGTGCGTTGGTTGGAACATTTATGGGTGTACTTTTAGCTTATGGATTTGTCGGTCCGCTCTCACGAAATATGGAAGGACTTGCCCATGCAGAAGGAAAGTATCTTGAAGTAATTAAGGCGGCTTTGCTTGCATTCAGTAAAAGTATGCCTCCTACAGTTGCAGTTGAATATGGCAGACGTTCAATTGACCCTCATAACAGACCAAGCTTCGCAGAAACAGAAGAAGCTATTAAAAATAATTAA
- a CDS encoding tetratricopeptide repeat protein, which produces MNLLNKYKISRFSNRDYLLLIMLPAFVILITSGCSSGPKEVKTESFRQLSNTGFDINEYDAKKRQDFARRHMTDASKYKQQGRYSDAIIEYQEAIRWDKMASIYFAIAESYWALDKPFSAVENCYKSIEMDSTFLPVYELLFNIYSSMRMSKEAYIVTEQILKFDPSRENQIRFAIMKAVESPSESTKMLENLLRDSSDTELMLILSSAYEQNQEFDKMAVLLERLHKDQPSNFELASGLIEYYSDKGDLENSFRILGESEKFFSPSEIVQIYNNIGINLLSLDAEEQSSTIKKYISNIDERFYFDWVTQSVAGKLSANIQDSIASDKFYSRALTLNDTNAFLQLDAAISYSILKNNKKSIELLKKGIEKFPDDVRFIFYLSNTYMIEKEYETARNYGKKAYESDSSNVIFISIYASILQELGEYEESDRLYEKSLGIDPGDANTNNNYAYSLAVRGIKLNRALKYSQLSLELEPDNAAYLDTYGWIHYQIGNYDTALEYIKKAIDTGDVSAEVFEHLGDIYIKMNKKELALEAYNKSLELDSDSKEVISKINELTN; this is translated from the coding sequence ATGAATTTATTAAATAAATATAAAATAAGTAGATTTAGCAACAGAGATTATCTTCTTTTGATAATGTTGCCGGCGTTTGTAATATTAATTACATCAGGTTGCAGCTCAGGTCCCAAAGAGGTAAAAACGGAGTCATTCAGACAATTGTCAAATACAGGATTCGACATAAACGAATATGATGCAAAAAAAAGGCAGGATTTTGCCCGCAGACACATGACCGATGCCTCCAAATACAAGCAACAGGGACGTTATTCCGATGCCATCATTGAGTATCAGGAAGCAATTCGATGGGACAAAATGGCTTCAATATATTTTGCGATAGCCGAATCCTATTGGGCACTTGACAAGCCTTTCTCAGCAGTTGAGAATTGTTACAAATCAATAGAAATGGACTCTACTTTTCTGCCTGTTTATGAGCTTCTTTTCAACATTTATTCTTCAATGCGAATGAGCAAAGAAGCCTACATCGTAACAGAACAAATCTTAAAATTTGACCCTTCAAGAGAAAATCAAATCCGATTTGCTATAATGAAAGCAGTCGAAAGTCCTTCAGAATCCACTAAAATGCTCGAAAATCTTCTTCGCGATAGCAGCGATACAGAATTAATGCTCATTTTATCCTCTGCTTATGAGCAAAATCAGGAATTTGACAAAATGGCGGTTCTTCTTGAACGGCTTCACAAAGACCAGCCGTCTAATTTCGAACTTGCCTCAGGTCTAATAGAATACTACAGCGATAAAGGTGATTTAGAAAACTCGTTCAGAATTTTGGGTGAGTCCGAAAAGTTCTTTTCTCCATCTGAAATTGTTCAGATTTATAACAATATTGGTATCAATCTTCTTTCATTAGATGCTGAAGAGCAATCATCAACAATCAAAAAATATATCAGCAATATTGATGAGCGGTTTTATTTTGATTGGGTTACGCAATCTGTTGCCGGTAAGTTGTCTGCTAACATACAAGATTCAATCGCATCTGATAAATTCTACAGCAGAGCACTAACGCTAAATGATACTAATGCATTTCTGCAATTAGATGCCGCAATTTCATACTCAATACTAAAAAATAATAAAAAATCAATAGAACTTTTGAAAAAAGGCATAGAAAAATTTCCTGATGATGTAAGATTTATTTTCTATCTCAGCAATACTTATATGATAGAAAAAGAATATGAAACAGCAAGAAACTATGGTAAGAAAGCTTACGAATCAGATAGCTCTAACGTTATATTTATCTCAATTTATGCTTCAATTCTACAGGAATTAGGAGAATATGAAGAATCGGACAGACTTTACGAAAAGTCACTTGGTATAGACCCCGGAGATGCCAATACTAATAATAATTACGCTTATTCTCTTGCTGTTCGGGGAATAAAACTTAATCGGGCATTGAAGTATTCTCAGCTTTCGCTTGAGCTTGAGCCTGACAATGCCGCATATTTGGATACTTATGGCTGGATACATTATCAGATAGGAAATTATGACACAGCGCTTGAATATATTAAAAAAGCTATAGATACAGGTGATGTTTCTGCTGAAGTTTTTGAACATTTGGGCGATATATATATTAAAATGAATAAAAAAGAACTTGCTTTGGAGGCTTACAATAAATCACTTGAATTAGATAGTGATTCAAAAGAAGTAATCAGCAAGATAAATGAGTTGACCAATTAA